Proteins co-encoded in one Candidatus Babeliales bacterium genomic window:
- a CDS encoding MerR family transcriptional regulator, with product MMAQWRIKEMSDLTKISVRMLRYYDKTGLLKPSVRSANGYRWYTEQDLATLQQILALKFFGFNLSQIKTMLQHKLGIREHLQAQRFMLHEQIEQLTQSQEALNVVLKRLGSSGTPDWNDLISLIERYRMAEDVKKTWFGKNLDKAQLAEWLEIRSQHPKEYEKWEELIAQVNDMKFGAPESAQAQRMLEQMLTITKTIKDTFAQQRKLNAGILRSVRAGKISSMPLTPEAQQWFSKASLIFWLGRWNSLYQEILKNLKADPAGAEGKKVAQEWRNLITEQLVGTSPDLVIGTMLWQDMARQKSELEEQKTLSTAQDMVKKIHVELFFNPEALSWIEVALNSH from the coding sequence ATGATGGCACAATGGCGCATTAAAGAAATGAGCGATTTGACCAAAATATCGGTCCGCATGTTGCGGTACTATGATAAAACTGGTTTGCTCAAACCGTCGGTACGCTCGGCAAACGGGTACCGCTGGTACACTGAACAGGACCTGGCAACGTTGCAGCAAATATTAGCACTCAAGTTTTTTGGTTTTAACTTGAGCCAGATAAAAACCATGTTGCAACACAAGCTGGGTATTCGTGAGCATCTACAAGCACAGCGCTTCATGCTTCATGAGCAAATTGAGCAGCTTACGCAGTCTCAAGAAGCGTTGAATGTGGTTCTTAAGCGTCTTGGGTCGTCAGGCACTCCCGATTGGAATGATTTAATTTCACTAATCGAAAGGTATCGTATGGCAGAAGATGTTAAAAAAACATGGTTCGGTAAGAATCTTGATAAAGCGCAACTTGCCGAGTGGCTGGAAATTCGCTCGCAACATCCCAAAGAATATGAGAAATGGGAAGAGCTCATTGCACAAGTTAACGACATGAAGTTTGGGGCACCAGAAAGCGCGCAAGCACAACGCATGCTTGAGCAGATGCTGACAATTACCAAAACAATCAAAGACACCTTTGCCCAACAACGTAAGTTGAATGCCGGTATTTTGCGCAGTGTTCGTGCTGGTAAAATTTCAAGCATGCCGCTTACGCCAGAAGCTCAGCAGTGGTTTAGCAAGGCATCTTTGATTTTTTGGCTTGGTCGTTGGAATAGTTTATATCAAGAGATTTTAAAAAATCTTAAAGCTGATCCAGCGGGAGCTGAGGGTAAAAAAGTTGCACAAGAATGGCGCAATCTTATTACCGAACAGCTTGTTGGTACCTCGCCAGATTTGGTTATAGGAACCATGTTGTGGCAAGATATGGCACGGCAAAAGAGTGAGTTGGAAGAGCAAAAAACACTATCAACCGCTCAGGATATGGTTAAGAAGATTCATGTTGAATTGTTCTTTAACCCTGAAGCATTGAGTTGGATTGAAGTGGCGCTCAATTCGCATTAA